The Candidatus Zixiibacteriota bacterium DNA segment CGGTTTATGGCAAGTGTAACAACCGGTATGGGCACGGCCATCTGTACAAGGTGGAAGCAAGCATCGGTGGCGAGTTGAACAAAAGAACGGGAACCATGTTCAGGTTGGCTGATCTGGAGAAAGCGGTTTTCGAGACGGTGGATGAGTGGAATTACAAGCATCTGGACCTGGAGATTGAGGAATTCAAAAATCGGGTGACGACCGGCGAGAACATAATAAACGTGCTGTGGCCCAGACTGAATGCGAAGCTTGGCGAGAGACTTGTCCGCCTGAGGCTCTGGGAGACTCCCAATAACAGATTCACGCTCAGGCGGTCGGTAACCGGCGGCTACAGATAGGAGATAAGTCAATGAAAAACGGACTCATTACAGGCGCCAGTCGGGGTATTGGACGTGAAGTCGCTCTGAGAGTCGCGAGCCAGGGCTATAATCTCATGCTTCAGGGCAGAGACGTCGACGCCCTGGCCGAAAGTTGCCGGATGGTTGAGGTAAACGGTGGGAAAGCAACGCCTGTGGTGGCTGATCTGTCCGACCTGCGAGGCGTAGACACGTTGGTGAACGATGTCACTGCTGTGCCGCTCCACTTACTGGTGAATAATGCAGGAGTGGCGCATGTGAAGCCATTTGAAGAGATTACATCGCAGGAATGGCAGGAGACACTGGCTGTCAACGTTACCGCTCCTTTTGTGCTGGTCAAGAAATTGTTTCCGGTGATGGTTGAAGGCGCCTGTATCGTTAATATTCTGTCCATTGCGGCAAAGACCGGATTCGCCAACTGGAGCAGCTACAGTATGAGTAAGTTCGCGCTCGAAGGGATGATGCAGAGCATTCGCGAGGAGCTGCGTCCCCGCAATATCCGGGTCATCAACATTTACCCCAGCGCCACCGCTACCGGATTGTGGAAGAGGGTCCCGGGCGAATGGCCGGAAAAGAAGATGCTTCACCCGAAAGAAGTGGCCGAGGCGGTGGCCTTTGCCATCGAACGACCGTCAAAAGTCCTCGTGGAAAACATATCGGTCGGTGATATCACCGGTACGCTTTAGCCCATAACTCACGCCTGAGTCTTCGCCCCCCCCCTGACCGCTATTGGTTCGATTGAATCGGCTCCGCCGCAGACCTTTTCTGAACAATATCTGAGTACACTTTCTCGATGACATCCAGCGCGAACACCGTTTCGTCATCGGTGCCCGAATTAATCCTTACACCGTTCGGGATCCCGAAGCCGGCGACGTGCCTCAGAATCAGGCCGTGGTTTAAACACTCCGCAGTGAAGTCAGCCGCGAATTGCTCGTCCGGCATCAGCATCAGTATGAAGTTTGCCGATGTTTCTACCTGCGCTATACCCAGTTGTTTGAACTTCGCGCTCATTGCGGCCAGAGAGCGGCGGTTTGTTTCGACCGTGAGACGTAGAAAGTCGTCATCATCGAGCGCGGCGATAGCCGCTTTCTGCGCGAGAATGTTTGGTTCGAAGGGAAGTTTTACTTTATACAGGGCGTCTATCACGTGTTTTGGTCCAACCGCAAAACCAACTCTCAGTCCACCCAGGCCGTAGGCCTTCGAAAGCGTACGCATGACGACCATGTTGTCATACCAGTAGGTGACTCCGTTTGGATAATCGGCAATGTCCCCGGCGTAGGCGGTATAGGCCTCATCGAGAATTACCAGGATGTCGTCGCTCACTTTTGACATGAAGGCCTCGAATTCGGCTTTGCCGAACATGGTG contains these protein-coding regions:
- the hisC gene encoding histidinol-phosphate transaminase, which encodes MIKIPKFIQELKAYKAGKPIGELARERNLNRIVKLASNENPLGPSPKAVEAVKDALGELHRYTDPRSHDLVMALANKYDIRPEHIVCGHGTDSLIAYVINAFTEEQDEILTCEGTFIGIYVNTRKFGRRLKQIPLKDYGFDLNAILKAVSPCTRIIYLANPNNPTGTMFGKAEFEAFMSKVSDDILVILDEAYTAYAGDIADYPNGVTYWYDNMVVMRTLSKAYGLGGLRVGFAVGPKHVIDALYKVKLPFEPNILAQKAAIAALDDDDFLRLTVETNRRSLAAMSAKFKQLGIAQVETSANFILMLMPDEQFAADFTAECLNHGLILRHVAGFGIPNGVRINSGTDDETVFALDVIEKVYSDIVQKRSAAEPIQSNQ
- a CDS encoding SDR family oxidoreductase, whose protein sequence is MKNGLITGASRGIGREVALRVASQGYNLMLQGRDVDALAESCRMVEVNGGKATPVVADLSDLRGVDTLVNDVTAVPLHLLVNNAGVAHVKPFEEITSQEWQETLAVNVTAPFVLVKKLFPVMVEGACIVNILSIAAKTGFANWSSYSMSKFALEGMMQSIREELRPRNIRVINIYPSATATGLWKRVPGEWPEKKMLHPKEVAEAVAFAIERPSKVLVENISVGDITGTL